A portion of the Vulpes vulpes isolate BD-2025 chromosome 5, VulVul3, whole genome shotgun sequence genome contains these proteins:
- the SLC35F5 gene encoding solute carrier family 35 member F5, producing the protein MVPPRRHRGAGGPGALGSSRPFGRRSAKVSAAALEDLREAFKVRLQMVCVFIMNRMNSQSSGFTQRRRMALGIVILLLVDVIWVASSELTSYVFTQYNKPFFSTFAKTSMFVLYLLGFIIWKPWRQQCTRGFRGKHAAFFADAEGYFAACTTDTTMNSSLSEPLYVPVKFHDIPSEKPENTNIDAEKTPKKSRVRFSNIMEIRQLPSSHALEAKLSRMSYPTVKEQESLLKTVGKLTTTQVAKISFFFCFVWFLANLSYQEALSDTQVAIVNILSSTSGLFTLILAAVFPSNSGDRFTLSKLLAVILSIGGVVLVNLSGSEKSAGRDTIGSIWSLVGAMLYAVYIVMIKRKVDREDKLDIPMFFGFVGLFNLLLLWPGFFLLHYTGFEDFEFPNKVVLMCIIINGLIGTVLSEFLWLWGCFLTSSLIGTLALSLTIPLSIIADMCMQKVQFSWLFFAGAIPVFFSFFIATLLCHYNNWDPVMVGIRRIFAFICRKHRIQRVPEDSEQCESLIPMHGVSQEDGAS; encoded by the exons ATGGTGCCGCCACGACGCCATCGCGGGGCAGGAGGGCCAG GTGCGCTGGGTTCTTCACGCCCTTTTGGACGGCGATCTGCCAAGGTTTCAGCCGCTGCCCTTGAAGATCTCAGAGAGGCCTTTAAAGTAAG ACTGCAAATGGTGTGTGTATTTATCATGAACCGGATGAACTCCCAGAGCAGTGGTTTCACTCAGCGCAGGCGGATGGCTCTTGGGATCGTCATTCTCCTACTTGTTGATGTGATATGGGTCGCATCCTCAGAACTTACTTCG TATGTTTTTACTCAGTACAACAAGCCATTCTTCAGCACCTTTGCAAAAACATCTATGTTTGTTCTATACCTTTTGGGCTTTATTATTTGGAAGCCATGGAGACAACAGTGTACAAGAGGATTTCGAGGAAAGCATGCTGCTTTT TTTGCAGATGCTGAAGGTTACTTTGCTGCTTGCACAACAGATACGACTATGAATAGTTCTTTG AGTGAACCTCTGTATGTTCCTGTGAAATTTCATGATATTCCAAGTGAAAAACCTGAGAACACAAACATTGATGCTGAAAAAA CTCCCAAAAAGTCTCGTGTAAGGTTCAGTAATATCATGGAGATTCGGCAGCTTCCATCAAGCCATGCATTGGAAGCTAAGTTGTCTCGCATGTCATATCCTACTGTGAAAGAACAAGAATCCTTACTCAAAACTGTGGGGAAACTTACTACAACTCAAGTAGcaaaaattagcttttttttttgctttgtg tggtttctGGCAAATTTGTCATATCAAGAAGCACTTTCAGACACACAGGTTgctatagttaatattttatccTCAACTTCTG gacTTTTTACCTTAATTCTTGCTGCAGTGTTTCCAAGTAATAGTGGAGATAGATTTACTCTTTCTAAACTGTTAGCTGTAATTTTAAG CATTGGAGGTGTTGTGCTGGTAAACTTGTCAGGGTCTGAAAAATCTGCTGGAAGAGATACAATAG GTTCCATTTGGTCTCTCGTTGGAGCCATGCTCTATGCTGTCTATATTGTTATGATTAAGAGAAAAGTAGACAGGGAAGATAAGTTGGATATTCCAATGTTCtttg GTTTTGTAGGTCTGTTTAATCTGCTGCTCTTATGGCCAGGTTTCTTTTTACTTCATTATACTGGATTTGAGGACTTTGAGTTTCCCAATAAAGTAGTATTAATGTGCATTATCATTAATGGCCTTATTGGAACAGTTCTCTCAGAGTTCCTGTGGTTGTG gggCTGCTTTCTTACCTCATCGTTGATAGGCACACTTGCACTAAGCCTTACAATACCTCTATCCATAATAGCTGACATGTGTATGCAAAAG gtgcagttttcttggttattttttgCAGGCGCTAtccctgtatttttttcattttttattgcaacTCTCTTATGCCATTATAATAATTGGGATCCTGTGATGGTAGGAATCAGAAGAATATTTGCCTTTATATGCAGGAAACATCGAATTCAGAG ggttCCAGAAGACAGTGAACAGTGTGAGAGTCTCATTCCTATGCACGGTGTTTCTCAGGAGGATGGAGCTAGTTAG